One stretch of Legionella birminghamensis DNA includes these proteins:
- a CDS encoding ankyrin repeat domain-containing protein: MKSADLLEILNSVHYTSEIAAKLSEAGFAVNDFTEEGESVFHILARTRHAKEINFYSYLNALIALGGNPNALDKQGRSFLGYYMEAASYYLDSNLKQFFRNNCVDVQQKIGSDGLSLFEYLCSSHSYSIKDLYQDLLRHPGFDVNQKTSTHNSVLLHLICEMNLSDGHQIGSIITNPKADINVQDTNGKTALGYILSTDTYKNTTFISNFFSHPQFDINISDNEGNNYLQLAVLHCSVQADEIAKLLVQNGIDVAHRNYKGQSVFDLILENKARRSEYANNVILLEILKLHPASLLGNYANGNSILSALIKSKDYTIQSELTTLLQLASNQEEFDVNALDSEGNNYLQLAIRSKANVSEIAKVLIPKGINLSHKNNNGQSIFDLILVKKYGLIDDSSHRLMIDIIKLQPSAILETSGHGISLLSTIFRNPDRSISSEFPGLLQLCKSLPTANEFIKKLMTECLADFEAFNSSSEEFEVLIQGLISAKIDIDVEYFIALTVTASSTFRTEEAIKNLKKIKPDVDLNKVLDHINSLTTEGSAERKKAAGYINTIGVPLDCFDSNVLAWEEEFLRKKRGFSLVTDSSMFGHLFSLSGYVPVNNKLQKLTSSLSYDTAPFMVHLINAYVSHCERSGTNSEELEALRQVRNMTVKAMRYFFLTHSWLGYSAKTDDVMEAILADSRSTGVEIITGWAQHAVDLIFKQDNYYRNNGGGCSTDSTTEVYRITRPEQLTESVLNRLFKCSSSEENKIYIQQELHNILGLELSEKSGDHFQTVGNCGLFSQLIALRTKYRLFLPQETADRIYEDSINFFEQFYLDEYIARYAKSPTLPHLLMRLIQQKLLVEDKLDIAAKLINEHFTSEDNQTILKAEFMLKRWLLIARGKSTEKLDRQLKALNVVLEPGENKRLQILDRFLNDKVTADDLDEIKSWPVELQTFQGYHLLHIAVVNDNLSLASSVLTLFPNAVNLKNWFSDKPLCLVQSVAMIDLLLKAGATVDKANQDNALDNATQKNRPDLVLHLLQKGAKPSEYTAYYAATRNPRILKALIKHHPTAIPKTTHSYRAAVHAAANGGHTENLHSLIYYGGAHPAAVDVNGITPLYLALQEGHIGTARHLLEYPGIMFPRTHRGDSLVEKVKDDEELKQAIIAKGKEEEEYKKSFDLFKKSEPGRIEEDIDYLILAIRLDKYPALRGALLAFPKENVFRSSSLYCTSPLQEAIRALPRKRNKQSEYDQAFELIKTLLKTPGINMNAVTSSSEPHLFWATSVNEPKVLELFLAEEELDPNQQDNVGYTALHDAVERGHLECVKRLLNDGRVDISIKNNNGKTAAELEGFSNRVEVAQCREAILEHQLSTQPALSLPGR, from the coding sequence ATGAAAAGTGCAGATCTCCTAGAAATTCTAAACTCGGTACACTATACATCGGAAATCGCTGCAAAGCTTTCTGAAGCAGGTTTTGCCGTAAACGATTTTACTGAAGAAGGGGAGTCTGTCTTTCATATATTGGCGCGGACGCGGCATGCAAAAGAAATCAATTTCTACAGTTACCTGAATGCCTTAATAGCTCTCGGTGGAAATCCGAATGCCTTGGATAAGCAAGGCCGTTCATTTCTTGGTTACTATATGGAGGCAGCCTCCTATTATCTTGATAGTAACCTTAAACAATTTTTTAGAAATAATTGCGTTGATGTTCAGCAAAAAATAGGCAGTGATGGCCTCTCACTTTTTGAATATTTGTGTAGTTCACATTCATATTCTATAAAGGATTTGTACCAGGACTTGTTAAGACATCCGGGGTTTGATGTTAATCAAAAGACATCTACACATAACTCAGTATTACTCCATCTTATATGCGAGATGAATTTATCAGATGGACACCAGATTGGAAGTATAATTACAAATCCCAAGGCTGATATCAATGTCCAGGATACAAATGGAAAAACAGCCCTGGGCTACATTCTGTCGACTGATACCTATAAAAATACAACTTTTATCAGCAATTTTTTTAGCCACCCGCAATTTGATATTAATATTAGCGATAATGAAGGGAATAATTATTTACAGCTGGCAGTGCTTCATTGCAGTGTTCAGGCAGATGAGATCGCAAAACTTTTGGTTCAAAATGGCATTGATGTTGCTCACAGAAATTACAAAGGTCAATCAGTATTTGATTTAATTCTTGAAAACAAGGCCAGACGTTCAGAATATGCCAATAATGTAATACTGCTTGAGATTTTAAAACTCCATCCTGCCTCACTTCTGGGAAACTATGCGAATGGTAATTCCATATTATCAGCGCTCATAAAGAGTAAGGATTATACAATTCAATCTGAATTGACAACGTTGCTGCAGCTTGCCAGTAATCAGGAGGAATTTGATGTCAATGCTCTGGATAGCGAAGGAAATAATTACTTACAGCTTGCCATTCGTAGCAAGGCTAATGTCTCTGAAATAGCGAAGGTATTGATTCCAAAAGGAATAAATCTTTCACATAAAAATAATAATGGCCAATCCATTTTTGATTTAATTCTTGTCAAGAAATACGGTCTCATCGATGACTCAAGTCATCGCTTAATGATCGATATCATTAAGCTGCAACCCTCGGCAATCCTGGAAACCTCTGGTCATGGTATATCCCTTTTATCAACAATATTTAGAAATCCGGACAGGTCAATCAGTTCTGAATTCCCTGGTTTGCTACAACTGTGCAAAAGCTTGCCCACAGCCAATGAGTTTATTAAAAAACTGATGACGGAGTGCCTTGCGGATTTTGAGGCATTCAATAGTTCTTCTGAGGAATTTGAAGTGCTGATTCAAGGGCTAATCAGTGCAAAAATCGATATTGATGTTGAATATTTTATTGCCCTGACGGTGACGGCTTCTTCGACTTTTCGCACTGAAGAGGCTATTAAGAACTTAAAAAAAATTAAACCAGATGTTGATCTAAACAAAGTGTTAGATCATATCAATAGCCTGACAACTGAAGGATCGGCAGAGCGTAAAAAAGCAGCGGGCTATATTAACACCATCGGTGTACCACTTGACTGTTTCGATTCAAATGTGCTTGCCTGGGAGGAAGAGTTCCTTCGTAAGAAAAGAGGATTTTCTCTTGTAACAGACTCTTCGATGTTCGGCCATTTATTTTCATTGAGCGGCTATGTACCCGTCAACAACAAACTTCAAAAGCTGACAAGTTCATTGTCTTATGATACTGCCCCGTTTATGGTTCATTTGATAAATGCCTACGTGTCGCATTGCGAGCGCAGTGGAACAAATAGCGAAGAGCTGGAGGCGCTCAGGCAGGTAAGAAATATGACTGTCAAAGCGATGCGTTATTTTTTTCTTACCCATTCCTGGCTGGGATATTCTGCAAAAACAGACGATGTTATGGAGGCCATACTCGCAGACAGCAGAAGTACAGGCGTTGAGATAATCACTGGATGGGCACAACATGCAGTAGATCTTATTTTTAAACAGGATAATTATTACCGCAATAATGGCGGAGGATGCAGTACGGATTCGACCACTGAGGTCTATCGTATCACCAGACCGGAACAATTAACCGAATCAGTATTAAACAGACTCTTTAAATGCAGTAGCTCAGAAGAAAATAAAATCTATATCCAGCAGGAGTTGCATAACATTCTTGGTTTGGAGCTTAGCGAAAAAAGCGGTGACCATTTCCAAACGGTTGGGAATTGCGGGCTTTTCAGTCAGCTAATTGCTTTGAGAACCAAATACCGTTTGTTTTTACCCCAGGAAACAGCAGATCGGATTTATGAGGATAGCATCAATTTTTTTGAGCAGTTCTATCTGGACGAATACATTGCACGTTATGCCAAAAGTCCAACCTTACCCCATCTTTTAATGCGCTTAATCCAGCAAAAATTATTAGTTGAAGATAAGCTTGATATAGCGGCAAAACTGATCAATGAGCATTTTACCTCCGAGGATAATCAGACTATCCTGAAGGCAGAGTTCATGCTAAAGCGCTGGCTCTTGATTGCAAGGGGTAAATCGACAGAAAAACTGGACCGCCAACTGAAAGCCCTCAATGTTGTCCTTGAGCCTGGCGAGAATAAGCGCCTGCAAATACTGGATCGCTTTCTTAATGATAAAGTCACTGCGGACGATCTGGATGAAATCAAATCCTGGCCAGTGGAGCTGCAAACCTTTCAAGGCTATCATTTATTGCACATTGCGGTAGTGAATGACAATCTATCGCTTGCCTCATCAGTGCTCACACTGTTTCCAAACGCAGTAAACCTGAAAAACTGGTTTAGTGATAAACCTTTGTGCCTGGTTCAATCGGTTGCCATGATCGATCTGCTCCTCAAGGCGGGGGCAACCGTTGACAAGGCCAATCAGGATAATGCCCTGGATAACGCCACTCAGAAAAACAGGCCGGATTTGGTTCTTCACTTGCTTCAAAAAGGGGCTAAGCCCAGCGAATACACTGCCTATTATGCTGCAACAAGAAATCCCAGGATTTTAAAGGCTCTAATAAAGCATCATCCCACGGCAATACCAAAAACGACACATAGCTATCGGGCTGCGGTCCACGCGGCGGCCAATGGCGGTCATACTGAAAACCTGCACTCCCTGATTTATTACGGAGGTGCCCATCCAGCTGCCGTTGATGTAAATGGTATTACACCTCTCTATCTGGCCCTGCAGGAAGGTCATATTGGCACTGCCAGACACTTGCTGGAATACCCTGGAATCATGTTTCCAAGAACTCATAGGGGCGACTCGCTTGTCGAGAAAGTGAAAGATGATGAGGAGTTAAAACAGGCCATTATAGCCAAAGGAAAAGAAGAAGAAGAATATAAGAAATCGTTTGATCTTTTTAAAAAAAGTGAACCGGGTCGCATTGAAGAAGACATAGACTACCTGATTTTAGCCATTCGCTTGGATAAATACCCCGCGCTCCGCGGTGCTTTGCTTGCTTTTCCAAAAGAAAATGTATTTCGATCGAGTTCCCTGTATTGCACAAGCCCCCTGCAAGAAGCGATACGCGCCCTGCCACGCAAAAGAAATAAGCAATCTGAATATGATCAGGCGTTTGAGCTTATAAAGACGCTGTTAAAAACACCAGGTATAAATATGAACGCTGTCACATCCTCCAGCGAACCCCATTTATTTTGGGCAACCTCCGTCAATGAGCCTAAGGTGCTTGAGCTATTCCTGGCTGAGGAGGAACTGGATCCAAATCAACAGGACAATGTGGGCTACACCGCCCTCCATGATGCAGTGGAACGTGGCCATCTGGAATGTGTTAAGCGTTTATTAAATGATGGACGGGTGGATATCAGCATTAAGAATAATAATGGCAAAACTGCTGCCGAGCTGGAAGGTTTTTCAAATCGGGTTGAAGTGGCCCAATGCCGTGAAGCGATTCTCGAGCATCAATTGAGTACACAGCCCGCTTTATCTCTGCCTGGGCGCTAA
- a CDS encoding class I adenylate-forming enzyme family protein: MLSTLLNESAAAFPDKLALMVDEQKICYAELLQLSNNLAASFLNNNIKEGDCVAFLLPNCLEFVLCYYACFISGAIALPVNIRFDESMVAEVLAYCKARVLITNAEFYQKLLAQKDLLNNIEQCYLIDGSENYPETKDFKNLLIQAPLVEFQPISEEKPALIYYTSGTTGLPKAVLHTHQTLMQGTRNQIDQIQISAEDSTLLMFPLCYLIGLGSQILPFHRAGGSVVLLPEFEPRAALQKIIEQRITKLYGFPKLYLELVNHAQPEQCRENALNFCFSGGEAIAPALQEKFKGIFNKEITEGCGMSELQIYCMNPPYGEKRLGSIGFPITNVEMKLLDERGKPVDTPNTIGEIIVHTASMTAGYWHNEALSRETIINGWFHTGDLAYRDAEGCYWFVSRKADIIKRADLLISPLEIENRFYQHPAVREAAAVALSRPGEINDQIIVFLILKAPQTTESLIAFANQSLSRDKHVDSIRIVNALPYGVTGKINRKELKKWAALMH, from the coding sequence ATGCTAAGCACCTTATTAAATGAATCAGCCGCGGCATTTCCTGACAAACTTGCTTTAATGGTTGATGAGCAAAAAATCTGCTATGCGGAGTTACTTCAGTTATCAAACAATCTCGCGGCTTCATTTTTAAACAACAATATTAAAGAGGGTGATTGTGTCGCCTTTTTATTGCCTAATTGCCTGGAATTTGTTTTATGTTATTACGCCTGCTTTATCAGCGGCGCCATAGCCCTGCCTGTGAATATTCGTTTTGATGAATCGATGGTTGCGGAGGTGCTGGCTTATTGTAAAGCACGCGTCTTAATCACCAATGCAGAATTTTATCAAAAACTATTAGCACAAAAGGATTTGCTAAATAATATAGAGCAATGCTACCTGATTGATGGCTCGGAAAATTATCCTGAAACCAAGGATTTTAAAAATTTATTAATCCAGGCACCCCTTGTTGAGTTTCAACCAATATCCGAGGAAAAGCCTGCGCTTATTTATTACACATCGGGTACTACCGGTTTACCCAAAGCGGTATTGCACACGCATCAGACACTAATGCAAGGAACCAGAAACCAGATTGATCAGATTCAGATAAGTGCTGAAGATAGTACTTTGCTGATGTTTCCCCTGTGTTATCTCATTGGGCTTGGTTCGCAGATTTTGCCCTTTCATCGTGCCGGAGGCAGCGTTGTTCTGCTGCCTGAGTTTGAACCACGAGCCGCACTGCAAAAAATCATAGAACAGCGGATTACCAAACTTTATGGCTTCCCCAAACTTTACCTGGAATTAGTCAACCATGCGCAGCCCGAACAGTGCAGAGAGAATGCATTGAACTTTTGCTTTTCAGGAGGGGAGGCAATCGCTCCAGCCTTGCAGGAAAAGTTTAAAGGAATTTTCAACAAGGAAATCACAGAGGGTTGCGGCATGTCTGAATTGCAGATTTATTGCATGAATCCTCCCTATGGCGAGAAAAGATTAGGATCAATTGGTTTTCCAATTACGAATGTAGAAATGAAATTGCTGGATGAAAGGGGAAAACCTGTAGATACTCCGAATACAATTGGCGAAATCATTGTTCATACTGCCAGTATGACTGCAGGATATTGGCATAATGAGGCTTTGAGCAGGGAAACTATTATAAATGGATGGTTTCATACCGGCGATTTGGCCTATCGCGATGCGGAGGGCTGCTATTGGTTTGTGAGTCGAAAAGCGGACATTATCAAACGGGCTGATTTATTAATTTCGCCGCTGGAAATTGAAAATCGGTTCTATCAGCATCCTGCTGTGAGAGAAGCGGCTGCAGTGGCCTTATCAAGGCCGGGTGAGATCAATGATCAAATTATTGTTTTTCTAATACTAAAAGCGCCGCAAACTACTGAGTCGCTAATCGCTTTTGCCAATCAATCATTAAGCAGGGACAAGCATGTGGACTCCATTCGGATTGTGAATGCATTACCCTATGGCGTTACTGGCAAGATTAACAGAAAAGAATTAAAAAAATGGGCAGCCCTGATGCATTGA
- a CDS encoding L,D-transpeptidase family protein, whose amino-acid sequence MKIKAIFLLASLLCPAVLFATSACPLIDGINVNTSKRVLNICKHGSVVKTFKVALGFKGVGKKKAGDNKTPVGLYGLAYPRKSNKFKVFIPILYPTSKQAAAGYTGRDVGIHGPNQPSGSGVFGWLNNLPYATRGCIAVGSNNYIEYVANWVKANPGTKVLII is encoded by the coding sequence ATGAAAATAAAAGCAATTTTTTTATTGGCCTCTCTTTTATGTCCCGCTGTTTTATTTGCAACATCAGCCTGTCCCCTGATAGATGGGATTAATGTAAACACCAGTAAGCGAGTTTTGAATATTTGCAAGCACGGTTCTGTAGTCAAAACTTTCAAAGTGGCTCTGGGATTCAAAGGGGTTGGAAAAAAGAAAGCGGGCGATAATAAAACGCCGGTTGGTTTATATGGCCTCGCCTATCCCAGAAAATCGAATAAATTTAAAGTATTTATTCCTATCCTTTATCCCACTTCAAAACAGGCAGCTGCAGGCTATACGGGAAGGGATGTAGGGATCCACGGTCCAAATCAGCCATCTGGGTCGGGTGTATTTGGCTGGTTAAATAACTTGCCTTATGCGACGCGTGGATGTATTGCTGTAGGCAGCAACAACTATATTGAATATGTTGCTAACTGGGTTAAAGCGAATCCTGGAACCAAGGTTTTGATTATTTAG
- a CDS encoding Rab family GTPase, translating into MFFNKSEKIINERACKLIFVGDIGCGRTALLKTLVSGQYPHSTVATIGVEFYQKCVSLDNIQTRLDIWDISGQERFAGNIMRHCEDSDIAIIAFDLTRKQTFDGAKMWLSEINRVIDIEDLGQIILVGLKCDATPDPRLDIAQVEEFVSENNLIYMQASAKTGFNVDNLFTKALEVVSLYHPGKMQVLEEGQDQSISP; encoded by the coding sequence ATGTTTTTTAATAAATCAGAAAAAATAATTAATGAGAGGGCCTGCAAGCTTATTTTTGTGGGCGACATCGGTTGTGGCCGAACAGCACTTTTAAAAACACTGGTTTCCGGCCAATATCCTCATTCAACAGTGGCTACCATCGGGGTAGAGTTTTATCAGAAATGTGTATCGCTTGATAATATTCAGACCCGCCTTGACATTTGGGATATCTCCGGGCAGGAACGGTTTGCCGGTAATATCATGAGGCATTGTGAGGATTCTGATATTGCCATCATTGCATTCGATTTAACCCGAAAGCAAACCTTTGATGGCGCTAAAATGTGGTTGAGCGAAATTAACAGGGTAATCGATATAGAAGACCTGGGACAAATTATCCTGGTGGGCCTCAAATGCGATGCAACACCGGATCCTCGGCTGGATATTGCCCAGGTAGAAGAGTTTGTCAGTGAGAATAATTTGATTTATATGCAAGCCAGTGCGAAGACTGGATTCAACGTGGATAATTTATTTACTAAAGCACTTGAGGTTGTGTCGCTGTATCACCCCGGAAAAATGCAGGTATTGGAAGAAGGGCAAGATCAATCGATTTCACCTTGA
- a CDS encoding tetratricopeptide repeat protein, whose protein sequence is MTQGMLFFSEQPENIEGLTAEELNDCGWYFYQRASYEKAVPYFQLAALAGQEQALVNLGVCYHWAQGIEKDDEAAVLCFELAADKNNPQALYNLGMAYEEGWYDGAINTAKALSYYIQAARLKDSESVCQLGWYAENGIYPVIQNFSEAYKQYLKADELGSARAAYNLGRCYESGKGTKQDLDQALECYQRAYERGYVKAEAAIARIENKQSRVSCTLL, encoded by the coding sequence GTGACTCAAGGCATGCTCTTCTTTTCCGAACAACCAGAGAACATCGAAGGTTTAACGGCAGAAGAATTAAATGATTGTGGCTGGTATTTTTATCAAAGAGCATCTTATGAAAAGGCAGTACCTTATTTTCAATTAGCTGCTTTAGCAGGACAAGAGCAAGCCTTAGTCAATTTAGGGGTGTGTTATCATTGGGCACAAGGTATAGAAAAAGATGATGAAGCAGCTGTACTTTGTTTTGAATTAGCTGCCGACAAAAATAACCCGCAAGCGCTTTATAATTTAGGCATGGCTTATGAAGAAGGCTGGTATGATGGAGCAATTAATACAGCAAAAGCACTGAGTTACTATATTCAAGCTGCCAGGCTAAAAGATAGTGAGTCTGTGTGTCAACTTGGATGGTATGCTGAAAATGGAATATACCCTGTTATCCAGAATTTTAGTGAAGCCTATAAGCAATATTTAAAAGCAGACGAGCTAGGCAGCGCTCGAGCCGCTTATAATTTAGGGCGTTGTTATGAGTCAGGAAAAGGAACCAAGCAGGATTTAGATCAGGCATTAGAATGCTATCAACGCGCATACGAACGGGGTTATGTAAAAGCGGAAGCCGCAATTGCTCGCATTGAAAATAAGCAGAGCCGGGTTTCTTGTACCTTGCTGTGA
- a CDS encoding transporter substrate-binding domain-containing protein yields the protein MDFKKIRAFCLKLFCILSIISSNCFSAPLVVGVGVSGLPIAQKIYSVKGPYYFGFCIDLMNDICKAIGESCTYKDTTLDNQFELLDQGKVDLLILSSPYTPYELSEYAASVPYAVSKMQFMALQNSPLNHLSDIKNKKIGALKNTFYSLLVESPYGSKNEIIAYNTNDELISDLTQHKVDLIAMNNVVAYTLMYNSTYSIKPVGHSIPLGEGYGIIGLPNKKALIEKINRAILSIENDGTYASIYRKYYIPED from the coding sequence ATGGACTTCAAAAAAATCAGGGCATTTTGCTTAAAACTCTTCTGCATTTTATCGATCATTAGTTCGAATTGCTTCAGTGCTCCCCTGGTGGTTGGGGTAGGGGTTTCCGGCCTTCCCATTGCCCAGAAAATATATTCGGTTAAAGGACCTTATTATTTCGGTTTTTGTATCGATTTGATGAATGACATATGTAAAGCCATTGGTGAATCATGCACTTATAAAGACACAACCCTTGATAATCAGTTTGAGCTTCTTGACCAGGGAAAAGTCGATCTGCTTATTTTATCGAGCCCTTACACCCCTTACGAACTCAGTGAATACGCGGCCAGTGTCCCTTACGCGGTGAGTAAAATGCAGTTTATGGCTTTGCAGAATAGCCCGCTTAATCATTTAAGCGATATAAAAAATAAAAAAATCGGGGCGCTTAAAAATACCTTTTACAGTTTATTAGTTGAAAGCCCCTACGGCAGTAAAAACGAGATAATTGCCTATAATACAAACGATGAGCTCATTTCCGATTTGACGCAGCATAAAGTCGATCTAATCGCGATGAATAATGTAGTTGCTTATACTTTAATGTATAACAGTACCTACAGCATTAAGCCTGTCGGGCATAGCATTCCTCTGGGGGAGGGCTACGGCATTATCGGGCTTCCAAACAAGAAAGCGCTCATTGAAAAAATCAACAGGGCTATCCTCTCTATCGAAAACGATGGAACTTATGCATCGATTTATCGTAAATACTATATACCAGAGGACTAG
- a CDS encoding helix-turn-helix domain-containing protein, giving the protein MQDTHTLLLGQAIETERKRRRLSQTRLAELSNTSINFIIQIERGKETAQIGKVINVQQILGLQLAL; this is encoded by the coding sequence ATGCAAGATACTCACACGCTACTACTGGGGCAGGCTATAGAAACCGAGAGAAAGCGGAGAAGACTTTCACAAACCCGCTTGGCCGAACTATCAAATACCAGCATTAATTTTATCATCCAGATAGAAAGAGGAAAAGAAACAGCCCAAATTGGCAAGGTTATTAATGTCCAACAGATTCTTGGGCTGCAACTTGCACTATAA
- the dsbD gene encoding protein-disulfide reductase DsbD, giving the protein MKKLILSFCMTLLSYSAFATGFDGNPMAAASFIQNNNPVLYLSVFFGLGVLLAFTPCVLPMVPILSGIITGQGASSGRQAFKLSFAYVLGMALTYALAGMLAAWFGATVQTLMQQPLVIGSFSVLLTLMGLWLLGLFEFRFPAFMRFSPKGAGGRGMMSSTLMGSLSTLVVSPCVTAPLIGILTYIAQSRQVVQGGLLLFVLALGMGLPLLLVGAGYGRFLPASGPWMVRIKQLFALMMFAMAVWLLGRVAPIFWVDLLGLLVLLIAAWVLGAFRQETKLGGRVLQGFALLAMMGAGALAYQLFVPDTAVKPIVQSPFIRVSTLDAINARLAEAKASQTKVFIDFSADWCSDCQEMDKKVFNQADVIAAMQGLVNLRVEIGEKSEEVAKIREAFQIYGTPTLLFYDEQGQLLGNLSSVGLISREDTLRLFEQFNK; this is encoded by the coding sequence ATGAAAAAACTGATTTTGTCATTCTGTATGACATTGCTTTCCTATTCTGCTTTTGCCACAGGGTTTGATGGAAATCCCATGGCTGCGGCAAGCTTTATTCAAAACAATAATCCTGTGCTTTATTTAAGCGTGTTTTTTGGTTTGGGCGTCCTGCTGGCGTTCACGCCCTGTGTTTTGCCAATGGTGCCAATATTATCCGGGATTATTACGGGGCAGGGCGCTAGCAGCGGACGCCAGGCGTTCAAATTATCCTTTGCCTATGTTCTGGGCATGGCGCTCACTTATGCCCTGGCTGGAATGTTGGCGGCCTGGTTTGGTGCAACCGTGCAAACGCTAATGCAACAGCCTTTAGTGATTGGCAGTTTCAGTGTTTTACTGACACTCATGGGACTGTGGCTTCTGGGCTTATTTGAGTTCCGGTTCCCGGCATTTATGCGCTTTTCTCCCAAGGGAGCGGGCGGCAGAGGGATGATGTCTTCTACTTTGATGGGTTCGTTGTCAACCCTGGTTGTGTCGCCTTGTGTGACAGCGCCTCTAATCGGAATTTTAACCTATATCGCCCAAAGCAGGCAGGTTGTTCAGGGAGGTCTCTTACTCTTTGTACTGGCCTTGGGAATGGGCTTGCCTTTATTGCTTGTCGGTGCCGGGTATGGACGTTTTCTACCAGCTTCAGGCCCGTGGATGGTTCGCATTAAACAACTGTTCGCCTTGATGATGTTTGCCATGGCGGTATGGCTGTTAGGTCGTGTTGCACCGATTTTCTGGGTCGATTTGCTTGGACTTCTTGTTTTGTTAATTGCTGCCTGGGTTTTAGGTGCCTTTCGCCAGGAAACTAAGCTGGGTGGGCGCGTTTTGCAAGGTTTTGCCCTTCTGGCGATGATGGGGGCAGGGGCTTTGGCTTATCAACTGTTTGTGCCAGATACTGCTGTGAAGCCGATTGTCCAGTCTCCCTTCATTCGGGTGTCCACACTGGATGCAATTAATGCCAGATTGGCAGAGGCCAAGGCAAGCCAAACTAAAGTGTTCATTGATTTTTCTGCGGACTGGTGCAGCGATTGCCAGGAAATGGATAAGAAGGTATTTAACCAGGCCGATGTCATCGCAGCTATGCAAGGACTTGTCAATTTGCGGGTTGAGATTGGCGAGAAATCAGAAGAAGTGGCTAAAATTCGGGAGGCTTTTCAAATTTACGGCACTCCTACACTGCTATTTTACGATGAGCAGGGGCAATTGCTTGGCAATTTAAGTTCGGTGGGACTGATTTCAAGGGAGGATACCCTGAGGCTATTCGAACAATTCAACAAGTAA